A genomic stretch from Setaria viridis chromosome 1, Setaria_viridis_v4.0, whole genome shotgun sequence includes:
- the LOC117841483 gene encoding SAP-like protein BP-73, which yields MSAAAPALLHHRGVSGRGTLPVHHGDCRVPPGACFMGTSPMLGPMRVSLVCSASPNNHRPRNSDISRQQKGGSSRGKGKPYQDKDDSESIDEFDSDIMFSKNGPPISLASNSRPQATSAPGEREKEIVELFKRVQAQLRARGKSREDKKPEPAKVQGERGSVDSLLKLLRKHSVDQRRKSSDDKEQNFDLTRRSSDSGNRQSSTIFGTKSDTQEEQKKPPSAPFKRPASNFRRRSPVPGVKFHPVTNADADRKSIASNVTDAVQQSKTVLDERTATDEPDSVSPYEPDSVISSENISLDDFDAISDDESDTEDLNEEYPEPSLEIADVTDTDESHDNSAEESSDLSSLKVAELRELAKSRGIKGYSKMKKNELVEILSGMA from the coding sequence GGGTCTCAGGCAGAGGAACCTTACCTGTACATCATGGAGATTGCAGAGTTCCTCCAGGAGCTTGTTTCATGGGCACATCACCTATGTTGGGGCCAATGAGGGTGTCTTTGGTATGTAGTGCGAGCCCCAACAACCATAGGCCAAGGAATTCGGATATATCACGACAACAAAAAGGGGGGTCTTCCAGGGGGAAAGGTAAGCCATACCAGGATAAAGATGATTCTGAGAGCATTGATGAATTTGATAGTGATATCATGTTCTCCAAAAATGGACCGCCAatctctttggcaagcaatTCTCGTCCTCAAGCCACATCAGCTCCAGGGGAAAGAGAGAAGGAGATTGTGGAGCTCTTCAAAAGGGTTCAAGCACAACTACGCGCTAGGGGAAAAAGCAGAGAAGACAAGAAGCCTGAACCTGCAAAAGTGCAGGGTGAGAGGGGCAGCGTTGATTCCCTTCTTAAGTTGCTTAGGAAACACTCTGTGGACCAAAGAAGGAAGAGCAGTGACGACAAAGAACAGAATTTTGATCTGACTAGGAGAAGCAGTGATTCTGGAAATAGACAAAGCTCAACCATCTTTGGCACAAAAAGTGACACCCAGGAAGAGCAGAAGAAGCCTCCTTCAGCACCCTTCAAAAGGCCAGCTTCAAATTTCAGGCGAAGATCTCCTGTTCCTGGAGTTAAATTCCATCCTGTTACCAATGCAGATGCCGATCGCAAGTCTATCGCTAGTAATGTCACTGATGCTGTACAACAATCTAAGACAGTTCTTGATGAGAGGACAGCTACAGATGAGCCTGACTCAGTTTCTCCGTATGAACCTGATTCTGTAATATCCTCAGAAAATATTTCTTTGGATGACTTTGATGCTATTTCAGATGATGAATCTGATACTGAGGACTTAAATGAGGAGTATCCCGAACCTTCTTTGGAAATTGCTGATGTTACAGATACTGATGAATCGCATGATAATAGTGCTGAGGAAAGTTCTGATCTAAGCTCTTTGAAGGTTGCAGAACTGAGGGAACTTGCAAAGTCGCGAGGAATCAAAGGCTACtcaaagatgaagaaaaatgaGCTGGTTGAAATCTTGAGCGGCATGGCCTGA